The sequence TAGCCAGTATCTTTATACTCATGAAGCCATGATATGTAATTACTGTTGATTTTACTTTGAATTTATCAGTTATATCTCACCCATCACAAAAAGCTTTGCCTGAATATGGCCtttctctttagtcaggttgttgtatctggtctgtagctggtctctctctgcagttGCGTTATTCTCATAAAGGGAACAACTCTGTGACAAGATGTTCCTTTTATCCTCAGAATCTTTGATGGCTCTGTTATCTACAAAGTAAAAATAGTTTCACCAGGTAAATAGGCTTAGTAACCAGCACCTCTTATAACTGGGTGATAAGCAATGAACATGGACACAAActcacagtagacagacaggcctATGATCCCAGCCAGTAGGAGAACACACAGCAGCCCCAGACACACTGCGGCAACTGGGAAGGGTCTCTTCCCTGAGCTATCAGGCTCTGTGGACACACATAATATACtgttatgttttgtgtgtgtgatttaccTGAGTGCTGGTCTCCTGGTCCATCATTAGGAGCAGTGTCTGCTGCTCTTCTCTATTGGTGCTGGTCTCACCGTCTCTCAGGGTGTCTGCACTGACATAAATATCCacaatcctctcctccatctcacctcTCTTAAACTTGACCTTCTTGTTCATATCTGGTTCAGTATAGATGACCTTGACGTCTTTAACAATGCCTGGGTCTTTCTTTCTATGTAGGGCTACTTACTATACATTAAGTCTCTGCTTCTAGAATTAATGCGATGGTCTTCCAACATGGCCACCAGGAGGGTGTCCTACGTCAACTGCAAGCCTCTATACATTCAGTCTCTGCTTCTAgtgatgtctctgtctctgagtcatctgtgtttctgtgtctgtgtgactaCTGTAGCTGTTAACTCTGTATGGAAGTAACAACAAAATTACACGGGAAGTTGTGGCTATGATAATACAAAAGGTTTACAAGTTTGAAAActtgtgtgtgtagttgtgtgagAGATTGTTATAGTGGTTATTGTTAAACCATTTTCTGCAGTACAACATAACCATTCCATGCCTCTACATGATCATCTTGTCCAGAGTACATCTCAACACAGTCCTCCTGCCCAGGGAATGGGACTTGCTATTTGTGATGATTGACAGGACACTATCATACCAGGAAGATATAGATCATAGAGGGGAAGTGGAGAACAAAGGCCAGCTGTTAACATCTATTAAATATCATATGTAACAGTCAAATATGAGCATTTGATGTTGTGCTTATATGTAATTTTGACAACAAAAGACTGACTGTCAAAAGATTATTAGAACACACAGCAGCCCCAGACACACTGCAGCAACTCCAGAGGGTCTCTTCCACTACTGAACATGTACTGAATAACACATTATTAAAGTAAGATCTTTAGTAATGTGTAATACCTTTTCAATATATTATgtgtaatttgtgtgtgtgtgtgtgtgtctgtgtgtgtgtgtgtgtgtgtgtgtgtgtgtgtgtgtgtgtgtgtgtgtgtgtgtgtgtgtgtgtgtgtgtgtgtgtgtgtgtgtgtgtgtgtgtgtgtgtgtgtgttcatgcaatCTTACCTGGAAGCAAAAATTCCATCTTGTACTGGACTTGAAGGCTCTGACGCTGGGAATACATTGGCCATCGATTTCTGTGTTCTTTCATTGCATCAGGCTCATCGTCATTAAATCTATCTGGGATTTCAGACTCCCTTTGACATCTTAACACACTTGTGGTCAAatacagtaacttctacttcttACAGCAACTCTAATGTACGTTTGTAGCTGTGTCGTCTCCATGTGCTGTTCTGCATCTGTGTGACTTTAGGTAGTGAACTCTTATCAGTCAACCACAGTGGATGACAAATTGTGAAATCAACACAACACTGGCCACCATGGGACctccaccagccttagtttgataatatacagttCCTGCGTAATGTATTCctcgcccccttgaactttgctacaacttttgccacatttcaggcttcaaacataaagatataaaactgtattttttttgtgaagaattaacaacaagtgggacacaatcatgaagtggaacgacatttattggaaatttcaaactttaacaaatcaaaaactgaaaaattgggcatgcaaaattattcagccccttactttcagtgcagcaaactctctccagaagttcagtgaggattctgaacatccaatgttgacctaaatgacaatgacgataaatacaatccacctgtgtgtaatcaaNNNNNNNNNNNNNNNNNNNNNNNNNNNNNNNNNNNNNNNNNNNNNNNNNNNNNNNNNNNNNNNNNNNNNNNNNNNNNNNNNNNNNNNNNNNNNNNNNNNNNNNNNNNNNNNNNNNNNNNNNNNNNNNNNNNNNNNNNNNNNNNNNNNNNNNNNNNNNNNNNNNNNNNNNNNNNNNNNNNNNNNNNNNNNNNNNNNNNNNNNNNNNNNNNNNNNNNNNNNNNNNNNNNNNNNNNNNNNNNNNNNNNNNNNNNNNNNNNNNNNNNNNNNNNNNNNNNNNNNNNNNNNNNNNNNNNNNNNNNNNNNNNNNNNNNNNNNNNNNNNNNNNNNNNNNNNNNNNNNNNNNNNNNNNNNNNNNNNNNNNNNNNNNNNNNNNNNNNNNNNNNNNNNNNNNNNNNNNNNNNNNNNNNNNNNNNNNNNNNNNNNNNNNNNNNNNNNNNNNNNNNNNNNNNNNNNNNNNNNNNNNNNNNNNNNNNNNNNNNNNNNNNNNNNNNNNNNNNNNNAACACTATTTAGAATGGACCCTGGTGAGCGGGCTGGATCTCTTACATTAATATTACGCTACATGGTTATCTGTCTGGTTATTACTACGCTATTTACAATGTACAGTCTAGTTAACATGTATACAATAAGCAATAAATATTAACATACTAGGTTcacccatactgagaatgtgtctTCTACAGTCTATCCACTTATCTTATTATCAGCTGATTATCATCTGGGTCTGAAGTGAATTATCTTCCTCAATAGAATGTAGTGAAGTGTGTTTAGTCATATGGTAGAACAACATACCAGGCAGAAGCCTACATATAGTTCTTTCTCTCTATTAACCTATGGCCTATATTGTTCTTATATGTTATCAATGTGTGTTGGTTGTGTTTGAGTCTCTCAAACCAGTTTTTCCAGGTGAACAACGTACTTAATGAAACCGACAGAATATCCCTGCCATGAAAAGGCTGCATGATATTTAGGTTTGATAATATAGCTGCATCAATCATCTTTGTTTTGTCTCCTCCCACTCATCTGAGAGGCGTATGGCCAGTGACCTCACAGACAGGAAATGACTAACCCTTCTCAGTGCTCTCTCACCCAACCCTCTCACTCAGCTTCAGAGAGCCCTCCAAGTTTTATTTTCTCCTCACTCTTGTTATTCTTCCAACCCGTTACGAACTGACCTTAGGTTCAATTGAATCAGTTTGTCTGACATAATTCATTACAGATTAGACATGATGGGACACGTGCAATCCTGTTAAGACCTGCATAGTGTGAAAGGTAATACAACTGAAGGATTTTGTAAACCATGTAATGTGAAGCAAGCTTCAAGACAGCACTAACATCTCATTTCTTTGTACAGCCATTTGGCATGACAGTCAAGAACATAAGGTGATTTTAAGGATTTTGAAAATGGTGTAATGTGAAAAAAGCTTTATCATGTTAACCACAATGTCACTCAGATGTGATGATAGTGGCTGGTTCTCTTCGGCTTCATCTCGGCAACTCAGAACCAATTATTACATGAGCACTGGCCTCTAGACAGTTACTAGTGTTGGTTGTGGGGGGTTGAGATGTTGGACTAGTGGTGGAACCAGGGACGATCATCTTTGGTATAGACCCCCCCTCTCGTGCAACGTATGGCCGGAAAATCCCTCCGCTTCCAAAACTCAAAAGCTGCCAGGTGTACTGTAGGTAGCCGCGGTCACGGTGTACATGCCAGCAAATGTCAAGAAAATATTACACGTGACCAAGACATGTAATCTCAACCATTTCAAAACAGTAGCAGTAAAAAAATATGCAACCGAGCAATCAATGCAGGTTAAAACAAGCATTAACAGGGGTTGCATTCCAGGTCGAATACATTGCAGACATTgcattgcatcaaccaatggttgtgtgCCACGTCATCGACTGCACAGTCGGGCATCAGATTGCTAAGTGATGTGGTTAGTTGATATGTTAAAGACCTATACAGGTGTGAGATTAGGCATGCGTCTGCAATGTAGCTGACCTGGAACACAGCCAGAATCTCTACACTGTGAAGCTGGGGCTACTGTTGTGTCAGATCAGGCTACTTCTCATTGTTAGAGGTGGTGGTAATGATCAGTAATATACAGTAGTTATCATCATAATATGGAGTATTATGTAGCCTGTATCTGATGCTCTGATAATGTTTGATTCTCCCCCACTCAAAATCATTTTGCAATTCAGATCACTGTCTACTCCCTTGCTCTTTAGTGTGTAGATGACTTCACACAACAGGTTATTCACAGGTGACTTCGTCTGGATTTTGGTGACTTCAAAAATCTCATATGGTGGAATTAAAACTTCTCTCTCTTCAGGAAAGGCTGAGTAAGAAGTTAGCTCAGCGCCAAAGCAAGTGTTGATCTCAAAGCAAGACACATTCCCAAAGTTGGCTAAGTCGGATCTTAAAGAGCTTGTGGTGAAGGTGCCGAAACGGATCTCCTGGTTGAGAACATTCTGATCAAACTTCTTGTTGGTTCTGTGAAAGGTTTCCTTACATGTCTCTTGTCTTTCTCTAAGAATCTGAATGGCGTCAGTCAGGTAGAAATGCAGTGCATGGTACCTAAATGATGTTGTCATATATGCAGAATGGCCCTCTTGAACTGCTTTGTTAAAGTCCAGGTACATTGATTTGGAATTTGATCCTGGTATGTTTTTTGTATACAAATAGATCGCAATAGAATGCTCTGTATTCAAACTGTCTCCATGTGGTATAGCGTGTGGTTTTGCTATGTTCCAGGATGTATTGAATTGAGGATTAGTGTTTAACTCATCGAAGAGGTACATGTTTTCAACCGCCCATAACATTAAATCTCTGCACCCATCATATTTGTCATCAACAGAAGAACGGACCATATCTAGAGGTAGAATCTCTTGCATCCCTCCATCTTGAATCCCTCCATTTTGCATCCCTCCATCTTGAATCCCTCCATTCTCAGTTTCTCCATCCTGTAACAGTGACATTATTTAGACACGTTTCCATTCATAAGACTTATGGCAAACTGTACTAAAGTTTGGAAACGCTGATCTAATGTAGGGGCAAACAATGACAATTTAATATGCAATcattaaaaaaactaaaaaaactaAAATGTCAAATATCTCACCTTTGAATGGGGAATGCCGAAGATTAAAACTAAGATTACCATCAAAACAAGTAGAAAAATAACAGAAAAGACGATTGTCTTCTTTTTGTGTATGTTATTGATTTCCATCTAGTGACGTTGAAGAAGGAAGTAAAAGGTTACAGTTAGTTTCAACAAGAAACCAgtgctgtgttcgaatactcatacttacatactgtatactacatacttaatgagtacatactacatactataatttcattttagtatactgtaaatgaaCGGTATCCTTTCAGTAGAGTGTACTAGAGCTTTGCCTGTAGCGCTTTGcctgctgttgctatgcaacttcttgctagcttgttagcatagcTAACAAATGACTAGCTAGACATCTTACAACTTCATTAACAATGTCCAATGAGAATGCACAATGACTATACCACTTAACTAACCTAAGAATGACCTGAATAGTAAAGTCAGTAAatgttgggtagttagttagatagcatATAGTTAATGTGGTTtgatgtattagtagccaactaacgttaggtagccAGCTAACATTCCGGTGCATACAAGCAACTGCTGCGATGATATGCTATGCGGTTCGTAAGGCTAGCGTACCTAACAAATTGTCACCCAACATAATGTGTAACGtcacttatttgaaaagtcattacattATTACATTGCTGAACATTTTCTTAAAA comes from Oncorhynchus masou masou isolate Uvic2021 unplaced genomic scaffold, UVic_Omas_1.1 unplaced_scaffold_3272, whole genome shotgun sequence and encodes:
- the LOC135534345 gene encoding ecto-ADP-ribosyltransferase 5-like isoform X1 codes for the protein MEINNIHKKKTIVFSVIFLLVLMVILVLIFGIPHSKDGETENGGIQDGGMQNGGIQDGGMQEILPLDMVRSSVDDKYDGCRDLMLWAVENMYLFDELNTNPQFNTSWNIAKPHAIPHGDSLNTEHSIAIYLYTKNIPGSNSKSMYLDFNKAVQEGHSAYMTTSFRYHALHFYLTDAIQILRERQETCKETFHRTNKKFDQNVLNQEIRFGTFTTSSLRSDLANFGNVSCFEINTCFGAELTSYSAFPEEREVLIPPYEIFEVTKIQTKSPVNNLLCEVIYTLKSKGVDSDLNCKMILSGGESNIIRASDTGYIILHIMMITTVYY
- the LOC135534345 gene encoding NAD(P)(+)--arginine ADP-ribosyltransferase 2-like isoform X2; amino-acid sequence: MQNGGIQDGGMQEILPLDMVRSSVDDKYDGCRDLMLWAVENMYLFDELNTNPQFNTSWNIAKPHAIPHGDSLNTEHSIAIYLYTKNIPGSNSKSMYLDFNKAVQEGHSAYMTTSFRYHALHFYLTDAIQILRERQETCKETFHRTNKKFDQNVLNQEIRFGTFTTSSLRSDLANFGNVSCFEINTCFGAELTSYSAFPEEREVLIPPYEIFEVTKIQTKSPVNNLLCEVIYTLKSKGVDSDLNCKMILSGGESNIIRASDTGYIILHIMMITTVYY